In the Paenibacillus sp. FSL H7-0357 genome, one interval contains:
- a CDS encoding ABC transporter substrate-binding protein, with protein MKRKSFIMMLTIVLSTVMLLAGCGDKNGNSTASPSETAGSTGTTGKDLKPYEVVIAFYGNEQKDMQAVQDEMSKITKEKFNATVKLLPIGVSAWAQQTNLMLASNEKVDLMFTSPLFNYATQVAKGQLHSLDEMLDKYGAGIRQSLEPYQLAASKINGQHYAVPNVRDMAAYYGLMMRKDLVDKYHIDISKIKTINDLDAVFQTIKENEPEVMPLVAKNPGTAPFTAGYSTFDALGDSIGVLPNYDNGMQVVNWFETKEYADQLTILRRWYQAGYLLKDAATGKQDGRELVKAGKAFSFLSNMGPGSDAESSRKLGMEMISVPLTPTYTTTDLITALMWSIPKNSEDPERTMMVLDMLYSDKDFYNLFAWGIEGKHYVKKSDNVIDFPSGVDIKNVGYNFGTPYMFGNEFLSYTWSTQDPDTFKKLDEFNKTAKQSKALGFNFNVENVKTEMATVSSVRSEFRLGLETGTLDPAKELPKFNEKLKAAGIDKIIAEKQRQLDEWAKNK; from the coding sequence ATGAAAAGAAAAAGCTTCATAATGATGCTAACGATCGTACTCTCGACAGTCATGCTATTGGCGGGATGTGGCGACAAGAACGGGAACAGCACAGCCAGCCCGTCCGAGACAGCAGGTTCTACCGGTACGACGGGCAAAGATCTGAAGCCGTATGAGGTGGTCATCGCGTTCTATGGCAACGAACAAAAAGATATGCAAGCTGTGCAGGACGAAATGAGCAAAATAACCAAGGAAAAATTCAATGCTACTGTCAAGCTTTTACCTATCGGAGTCAGTGCATGGGCGCAGCAAACCAACCTGATGCTTGCAAGCAACGAGAAAGTCGACCTTATGTTCACCTCACCTCTGTTCAACTACGCCACACAGGTGGCAAAGGGACAGCTTCACTCGCTGGACGAAATGCTGGATAAATACGGGGCTGGCATAAGGCAATCATTGGAGCCTTATCAACTCGCGGCTTCCAAAATCAACGGTCAGCACTACGCGGTTCCCAATGTGAGAGATATGGCAGCCTATTATGGTCTTATGATGCGTAAAGATCTCGTGGACAAATATCATATCGATATAAGCAAAATCAAGACGATTAACGACTTGGATGCCGTCTTCCAAACGATCAAGGAGAACGAGCCGGAGGTCATGCCGCTTGTCGCCAAAAATCCGGGAACAGCACCCTTTACCGCTGGCTATTCAACATTCGATGCGCTCGGCGATTCCATCGGCGTACTTCCCAATTATGACAATGGCATGCAGGTCGTCAATTGGTTCGAAACCAAAGAATATGCGGACCAGTTAACTATTCTGAGAAGATGGTATCAAGCCGGATATTTGCTGAAGGATGCCGCAACGGGCAAGCAGGACGGCAGGGAGTTGGTGAAGGCGGGCAAAGCGTTTTCCTTCCTTTCGAACATGGGTCCCGGTTCAGATGCGGAAAGCTCCAGAAAGCTGGGCATGGAAATGATTTCGGTTCCGCTGACGCCAACGTATACCACAACCGATCTGATCACAGCCTTGATGTGGTCTATTCCAAAAAACTCGGAGGATCCGGAAAGAACGATGATGGTGCTGGACATGCTTTATTCCGACAAGGATTTCTACAATTTGTTCGCTTGGGGCATCGAAGGCAAACATTACGTGAAGAAGTCGGACAACGTTATCGATTTTCCGTCAGGGGTCGATATCAAGAATGTTGGCTATAATTTCGGTACGCCTTATATGTTCGGCAATGAATTCCTGTCTTATACATGGTCAACCCAAGACCCTGACACTTTTAAAAAGTTAGATGAATTCAATAAAACCGCTAAGCAGTCAAAAGCGCTGGGATTTAATTTCAACGTTGAGAATGTGAAGACGGAAATGGCTACGGTAAGCAGCGTGAGGTCCGAATTCCGCCTGGGGCTGGAGACGGGTACACTTGACCCTGCCAAGGAATTGCCGAAGTTCAACGAGAAGCTCAAAGCGGCTGGCATCGACAAGATCATTGCGGAAAAACAAAGGCAGCTTGACGAATGGGCGAAGAATAAGTAA
- a CDS encoding TetR/AcrR family transcriptional regulator — MNDQWKEQLELHRTKRREVIIMEAKRLFLEKGLSAVTLKEIVEACGISKVTYYKYFRSLDEIIFEVQMDMLKSFMKEINAVPLKGDCGFEKLTNLLARTMEVSQLHSSYIRFIAAFDHYYTESYPTTELEERFRMFVQRGQPFYVLIQEGIKDGSIRLDIDAKVLTYTLSNMFLATLQRLTVRGKLLHQDQGVDPAIIMKQAIEVMLAYLKPIK; from the coding sequence TTGAACGATCAGTGGAAAGAGCAATTGGAATTACACAGAACCAAGCGACGCGAAGTCATTATTATGGAAGCGAAACGATTGTTTTTGGAAAAAGGATTGTCTGCAGTAACCTTAAAGGAGATCGTAGAAGCTTGCGGAATTAGTAAGGTTACCTACTATAAATATTTTCGGTCGCTGGATGAAATTATATTTGAAGTACAAATGGATATGTTAAAAAGTTTTATGAAGGAAATTAACGCTGTTCCTCTGAAAGGGGACTGCGGATTTGAGAAGTTGACCAATTTGTTAGCTAGAACGATGGAGGTAAGTCAACTTCATAGCTCTTACATCCGATTTATTGCCGCTTTTGATCATTATTACACAGAGAGTTACCCTACAACGGAATTGGAAGAAAGGTTTCGCATGTTCGTGCAAAGAGGTCAGCCCTTTTATGTTCTTATCCAGGAAGGAATAAAGGACGGATCCATACGATTGGATATTGATGCCAAGGTTTTAACCTATACCCTTAGCAATATGTTTTTGGCTACGTTACAGCGTCTAACGGTTAGAGGGAAATTGCTTCATCAGGACCAAGGCGTAGATCCGGCAATCATTATGAAACAAGCAATAGAAGTGATGCTGGCCTATCTGAAACCCATTAAATAA
- a CDS encoding metallophosphoesterase family protein produces the protein MKFVHLTDTHLNAPGRNNQFPNANHFEKVKQTFRHIRETGVNPEFVLITGDLVHEGDAEDYSFVRSLFDEASEQLKVPVYVLLGNHDHLPAFRQGYLGELPAEEPYYYVQDINGLRLICLNSQIPGQPGGQIDEVQLTWLENQLQTPAPKGTIIALHHPLFDLGGSAAKGMLVDNRDQVAHVISGKDVIGIFAGHIHSNYSGTYQGIFHAAAAGTAFSAEVEEGMEHYQFLDTCGYNIITISEKGIAVKAVELPRSRAEYMRISVASFTPKA, from the coding sequence ATGAAATTCGTACACCTTACCGACACCCATCTCAATGCTCCAGGGAGAAACAACCAATTCCCCAATGCCAATCATTTTGAGAAGGTAAAGCAAACCTTCCGTCATATTCGCGAAACCGGAGTTAACCCGGAGTTTGTTCTGATCACAGGAGATCTTGTACATGAAGGCGACGCGGAGGATTACTCCTTCGTTCGATCTCTATTCGACGAAGCTTCCGAGCAACTCAAAGTACCGGTTTATGTATTACTCGGCAATCATGACCATCTCCCGGCATTCCGTCAAGGCTATCTAGGTGAGTTGCCCGCAGAAGAACCTTATTATTATGTTCAAGACATCAATGGTTTGCGTCTGATCTGTTTGAATTCCCAAATCCCCGGTCAGCCTGGTGGACAAATCGACGAAGTGCAATTGACATGGCTGGAGAACCAGCTTCAAACGCCGGCGCCTAAGGGCACCATCATCGCCCTCCATCATCCGTTGTTCGACCTCGGCGGTTCTGCAGCAAAAGGAATGCTCGTCGATAATCGCGATCAGGTCGCACACGTAATCTCCGGGAAGGACGTGATCGGTATATTTGCAGGTCACATTCATTCCAACTATTCCGGGACTTATCAGGGTATCTTCCACGCCGCGGCTGCAGGCACCGCTTTCTCTGCGGAGGTGGAAGAAGGCATGGAACATTATCAATTTCTCGATACTTGCGGATACAATATCATCACGATAAGCGAAAAAGGAATTGCGGTTAAAGCAGTCGAACTCCCGCGTTCGCGTGCCGAATACATGCGAATTTCGGTTGCTAGCTTTACCCCCAAAGCTTAA
- a CDS encoding tyrosine-protein phosphatase: MNSQQLWHDLERRTNLRQLGGYRTSDGKTIKSGLLFRSGQLSELNADDLEMLRTLDLRYIFDFRTDSEQQLKPNPVIIGAENVSLPALGGAVNPQELLPYIRSMGEAAKQGGLLIGAYKQFVSNDAAQKAYRRFFEGLLETEGKPLLWHCAAGKDRTGFAAAILLLALDVPRETVMDDYLRSNRNRIEANNQWVDAIRQKIGDVEELGVFREMMSVDAVYLQEALNEAEERYGTLNAYMESVLGLTAERREQFKKIYLEQALV; this comes from the coding sequence ATGAATTCACAACAACTTTGGCACGATCTTGAGCGCAGAACGAACCTTCGTCAGCTTGGGGGGTACCGTACTTCCGACGGAAAAACAATCAAGTCCGGTCTGTTGTTTCGTTCCGGCCAATTGTCGGAATTAAATGCAGACGATCTCGAGATGCTTCGAACGTTGGATTTGCGCTATATTTTCGATTTCCGCACGGACAGCGAGCAACAATTGAAGCCGAACCCGGTGATCATCGGTGCCGAGAACGTCAGCCTCCCCGCTTTAGGCGGGGCTGTCAATCCACAGGAATTGCTGCCCTACATTCGGAGCATGGGCGAGGCTGCCAAGCAGGGCGGCCTGCTTATAGGGGCTTACAAGCAATTTGTCTCCAACGACGCAGCACAGAAAGCCTACCGCCGGTTTTTTGAAGGGCTCCTGGAGACAGAAGGAAAACCGCTGCTTTGGCATTGTGCGGCGGGTAAAGATCGGACGGGGTTCGCCGCGGCGATCTTGTTGCTCGCGCTCGACGTACCACGGGAAACGGTTATGGATGATTATTTAAGAAGCAATCGTAATCGCATCGAAGCGAATAATCAATGGGTGGACGCGATTCGCCAGAAGATTGGTGACGTGGAAGAGCTCGGCGTGTTCAGGGAAATGATGAGCGTGGATGCTGTTTATTTACAAGAGGCACTTAATGAAGCGGAAGAACGCTACGGAACATTAAATGCGTACATGGAATCAGTGCTCGGACTAACCGCTGAACGTCGGGAACAATTTAAAAAAATCTATTTGGAACAGGCTCTCGTCTGA